The window GGAACTGAGATTCAGAATCTGAACTTCACCTCAAGCATCCGAAAGGGTGCTTTTTTTGGCTGGCAGGACTTCGGCTGCCAGAACCTGCCGGGGCGGGGCCAGGGGCGGCGCTTCAGGGGCGCAGCCAGTACGGCAGTTCGAAGGGTTTGCTCCGCGCCCACTCGAAATCGAAGTCCTGCCGGCCCGCTTTCAGGGCGGCGGGATCGCTGGTCGCCAGCGTGTACTCGTTTAAGCCCCGGCTTCCGAACGAGGAGAAATGCAGGTTCAGGCTGCCGACCGCCAGCATCGCGTCGTCCACCAGCGCGGCCTTGGTGTGCATGCCGCCCGCCGTGCCGGACCAGCGGACCTGCAGGTGGTCTTCGAGGCCCAGCGGCCTGAGCTGCGCCCACAGGCTGGACAGCAGCGAGAGAGGCTCGACCTGCAGCAGCGGGTCATAGTCCAGCACCAGCCGCACGCGCACGCCCCGGTCCCGGATCGCCCCGACGATGGCCTGCCACACCGGCAGTATCTCCTGCGGAAAGGGACAGCCTCCCGGCGCGGTCAGGCTCAGGCTGCACTGCATCGTCCCGCTGACTTGCGACTGCATCAGGTCGATGCTGGTCCCGGCGGCGGCAAACAGGGCGGGCAGCGCCGCGTCCTGCGTCTCGTAGCCGGCGCGGCGGTACAGGCCGTAGGCCCGCGAAGTCCCGGCAGGGCGGGGCGGGGCCGTGTAAAACAGCGGGTAGGGCTCGGCGGCGTCCACCAGCGCGCAGCCCCGGCGCAGCGCGGCGACGCTCACGTCCTGCCCGCACTGCAGCCGGCGGCTCAACAGCCACGAATCGCGGAAGGCGGCCACGGTGTGTCGGGCCACCGGCCCCCGCAGCGTCAGCAGCAGATCGGTCAGGTCCAGGCCGCCGGGGGTGCTGGCCGGCAGGTGAAAGAAACTGATATTGACCCCCCCCGCCGCCGTTTCCTGCCCGTCGATCACCAGCAGCTTGAGGTGGTTGTGGGGGTAGGCGTAGGTGTAGTTGGCCAGTTCCAGCGTGAAGCCCGGCACCGAATCGTTCGAGAGCGGCACCCCGGCCTCCAGCAGCTGCCGCGCGGCGCTGTAAACGCTGCTGCTGGGGTCCAGCAGGGCGTCCAGGCGCACGCTGTTGCCGAACATCAGCCGCACGGTCACGCCCTGCGGGTAGCGTTCGGGGTGCTGGGCCACCGACGCCCTCAACTGGGCGACGGCGTGGGCCAGCAGCACGCCGGGGGAGGTGGCCCCGTCGTCCCACAGCATGTTCGCCAGCAGAACCTCGTGCTTGGCGCCCTCGATCTGGCGGGCCATCACGGCAAAGCCGCCCATCGGGTCCGGCGCCTGGCCGCTCAGGCCCGAGTCGTCGTTGGGAAAGTGGGTCAGCCCCACAAAGGCGTTGCCGCAACTCAGGGCCGCCCCCTGACCGCGCAGGTGGTCGTACAGCACGCGGTCCAGCGGAGCCTGCGGTTCGGGGCAGTCGGGGTCCACCGGTCCCCCGGCCTCCGCGCGGCCCAGGCCGTCCAGCGCGGCCAGATCGGGGGGCGACAGCGGACCGCTCAGCAGGGTCAGCGGCGGCGCGTTCGGCGCCAGTTGAGAGGCCCCGACGCCCGCGCCCAGCGTCAGCAGCACCCCCAGCAGCGCCACCGCGCCGAAGACCCGTAGAAACAGCAGTGTGCCCATACCCATTCGTTCCAGCTTAGGCGGGGGGTCAGGGCAGTATCTGACCCACCCTTTAACACTCCTGATAGCTTGAACCGCATGACCGCCCCCGATTGTCAGGTCCACAGCGTCAACGTCGGCCAGCCCAGCGCCGTTCAGATCGGCCCGCGCCCGCACGTCAGCGGCATCGACAAGCGGCCACAGCCGGGGCGCGTGCTGGTCAGCGTGAATGGTCTGGCCGGGGACCACGTGGTGGACACCAGGAATCATGGCGGCCCCGATCAGGCTGTCTACCTCTACACCCGCGAGGATTACGCCCACTGGGAAGCCCTGCTGGGGCGCGCGCTGCCGCCCGGTTGCTTTGGCGAGAACCTGCTGGTCAGTGGCCTGGAATCCGCCGACATGCGCGTGGGGGACGTGCTGGACATCGGGGGGGTGGGCGGCGTGCGGCTGGAAGTCACCGCGCCGCGCATTCCCTGCGCCACGCTGGCGGCCCATGTCGGCGATCGGGATTTTGTCCGGCAGTTCGTGGCGGTGGCCCGCCCCGGTTTCTACACCCGCGTGCTGCGCGGCGGTGAGGTGGGGCCGGGCGACGCCGTGCGCCTCATCCCTGGTTCGGCGAACGCCCCCAGCATCGGCGACCTGTTTGCGCTGTGGTACGACGCGGCCCCCGATCCGGCACGGCTGGAGCAGTACCTGAATTTTCCGCTGGCCGTGCGCGTGCGCGCCAGGGTGCAGCGGCGACTGGCCGAGGCGCGTGGGGCGCTCAGTCCGTGAAGCGCAGCAGGTAGCCGTCCGGGTCCTGCACCAGAAATTCACGCTGCCGGTGTTCGGTCTCGCCCTCCAAGTACACCGTGGTGCCAAGCGGCACGAAAATGGGGTACTTCTCGGCCAGCAGGCGGTCATAGATCGCCCGCACGTCTGGCACCTGCATCTGGAAGTTGATGCCGCGTCCGTAGGGCGGTGTCAGCGGGCCAGTCATCCACGCCTTGTCATGGACCTGTTCCAGCATCCACTGAAGACGGCCTAGGCTCAGGTAGGCGAAACCGGGGCGGGTGTAGTTGAGGGTGAAGCCAAACAGCCGGGTGTAGACGTCCAGACTGCGGGCCAGATCGCTCACCATCAGCTCTGGCACCAGCGCCGCCCATTCCTCCACCGGGACGTGCGAAACGTTTTGATCGCTCATGGGGGCAGTCTAATGAAAGCGCCAGCGGGCGCTCCGGTGGTCGGCCCACTTGAGCTGTCAGGAATCAGGAACAAACGTAGGCTCTCGGGCGCTGCGCTCAGCTGTTCTCTACTCGGTGTACGGCAATTCCAGCGGGAAAATCCGCCCGGCCAGCGTCTCCAGCCCCTTGCGCCCGGCGCGGCCCTGGCAGGATTCGGTGGCGGTGCACAGGGTCACGTAGCGGCTGCGGCGGGCGGCCACCACCACGCGGTACAGCGCGGCCTCGCTGCGGCTGCGGGTGTAGTGGCACAGGTCGCAGTGCAGGGCGTTCTTGCCCTTGGGGTCCAGCGGGGTGAATTCGGCCAGCTGGTCGCCGTGGACCAGGGCCAGCCGTCCGTCGGCCACCGGGTACAGGCCCAAGGTGGGCTGGGCGTCGCCCTCGTGGGGGCCAAACAGTTCGCGGTGCGTTTCGGGAAAGAGTTCCCGCAACAGGTCGCGGACACTATGTTCCTGTGGGCGCGGGTCGTTCATTACCGCTTAGCTTACCTGCCCGGCCCGTTCAGGAACGTGGACACTGGCACAGGCGGCGGCGGCCTGTGGGCCTAGACTGCGGAGCGTGACGCGGCTCCAGGCGCCTGAAACAACGGCGCGAAAAAAATTCACCCGGAGACCGGCATGAAAAGCCGCAGCGTCAATCGCAGCGGCATCGTGATTCGCCGCCGGGTGCTGCCGTCCGGCGACATCATCGTGACGCTGCTGACCCCGCAGGGCAAGGTCAAGGCGATTGCTCGCGGCGGGGTGCGCGGGCCGCTGGCCAGCCGCCTGAATCTGTTTCATCACGTCGGGGTCCAGACCTACCAGACCCCCAACAACGACCTGGGCACCGTCAAGCAGGCGGTGCTGGAGGGCGCCCTGCCCACGCTGGCCGAGCCGGAGCGGCACGCCTTCGCGCACCTGATGGCCGAATTTGCCGACGCGCTGTTTCAGGAGGGAGAATTCAGCGAGCAGGCCTTCGAGCTGTTCGCGGCGGCCCTGCGCGGGGTGGCGCGGCAGCCGGATCCCGAATGGGTGGCGCTGGTGATGAGCTACAAACTGCTGGGACTGGCGGGCATCGTGCCGCAGACGGCCCGCTGCGCCCGCTGCGGCGCGGCGGACCCCGAACATCCGGACCCGCTGGGCGGCCAGATGCTGTGCGCGGCCTGCGCCAGCCTGAGCGCCTACCCGCCCCAGTCGCTGGACTTTCTGCGCGGAGTGGTGCGCCGCACGGTGCGGGCCAACATGGACGCCCCGGTGCCGCCCGCCGAACGCCCGGCCCTGTGGCGTGCGCTGGAACGCTTCGTGACCGTGCAGGTCGGCGGCGTCCACAGCTGGCGGCAGCTGGTGCCCAGCACGCCGGAAATGACCGCCGTGGAAACGGTGTCTTAAGGGCAGTCCCTGTGCCAGGCGCAGTCTGATTCTGCCTGCTTTCCGCCCGCGCCGTCTCGCCCACGCGGCCCCTCCCCCGTCACGAGGAATCCTTGTCGTCTGAGCCCTTCCACCCACTCCAGCAGGCCCTGGCCGATGCCCAGCAGCAGATCCGGGTGCTGTCTACCTTCGTCGCGCTGACACAGGCGGCCTCCCAGACCTCCGATCTGGAAACGCTGGCCCGGCACGCCCAGGAGGCCTTGCAGGCCAATCTCCCTGGGTTGCAGGCGGCCTTTTACCGGCGGGTGGGCGGGCGCTGGGTGGCGCAGGTGACGACGGCGGGCCTTCCGGAGGCGTTGCAGGCCGTTCTTCAACAAGGCCTGTCCCTGGAAACCCCGAGTTTCGTGCAGGCGGTCGACGCCGGGGAGCCGATCTTTTTCGATGACTGGAGCGCCAGGGAACAGCAGATTCCGCTTGCCGAGGGGTTCCGGAGCGTGGCGCTCGCCCCCTACTTCCGGGGCGGACAGCCCCACGCCATGCTCACGGTGGCGTTCGGCCGCGCCGAGGCCTGGACCGAACAGCGGCGGCAACTCTTTATCTCGGTCCATCAGGCCTTGCTCAGCGCCCAGCAGCGCGAGATCCAGTCGGATTTCGAGGAACGCGAGCTGGGACTGCAGGCCTTCGTGAAGCTGACCGAGGCCATCGGCGTGGGGACGGACCATCTGGAAGCAGCCCAGCGGGCCCATGACCTGCTGCTGGAGTTGCTGCCCGGCTGGTCTTTCGGCTATTACGAGTTGCAGGGCGATCTGTGGAAGGCGCTGCTGGCCGACGTGCCAGACCCCACGCTGCGCCAGTTGCTGTACGACGGTCTGCCGGCCGACACGCCGGGCTTCCAGGCGGCGGTGCAGGCGGGCGGCCCGGTGTTCTTCGACCACTGGAACGCCGCCGAACAGGGGTTCGCCCATACCGAGGCTTACGGCGTGGCGGCCTTTTACCCCTACCTGCGCCGGGGGCGGCCCGTCGCCATGTTCGTGATCGGCTCCCAGCACGAACGCGTTTGGAAGTCACAGGACCGGGGGGTGTTCGAGGCCGTGGGCCGCAGCCTGGAACTGGCGCTGGAGCGGTCCTGGGCCGCCGCCGAACTGGAGCACAGTTACCGCCTGCTGCAGCGCAGCAATCTGGAACTCAAGGCCGCCAACCAGGAGCTGGAAGCCTTCGCGTACAGCGCCTCACACGACTTGCGGACCCCGGTGCGGCACGTCAAGGGCTTTACCGAACTGATCCGCCGCGCCCTGAATGGCGGCCACCCCGAGAAGGCCGCGCGGCCCCTGGAAGTGCTGGACGAGGCCGCCGATCAGATGACCCGCATGATCGACGCCATGCTGGACCTGTCGCGCAGCACCCGCCAGCCGCTGCTGCGCCAGGACGTCGCGCTGGGCCAGCTGGTGCAGGACGCCCGCCAGGACGTGCTTGACGAGCTGGAAGGCCGCCAGATCGAGTGGCGGCTGGGCGCGCTGCCCACCGTGCGGGGGGACCGCGCCACGCTGCGGCAGGTCATGACCAACCTGCTGAGCAACGCGGTCAAATTCACCCGCCGCCGCGAACACCCGGTCATCGAGGTCTGGACCGACGAGGACGAGGCCGGCTGGACGGTCTCGGTCCGGGACAACGGTGCGGGCTTCGATCCGGCGTATCAGGCCAAGCTGTTCGGTCCCTTTCAGCGCCTGCACCTGCAAAAAGACTTCGAGGGCACCGGGATCGGGCTGGCCACCGTACGGCGCATCATCCTGCGCCACGGGGGGCGCGTCGCCGCCAGCAGTGCGCCGGGGCAGGGGGCCACCTTCAGCTTCACCCTGCCGCGGGAAGTGCATGGGGAGCCGGAAGAGGATCCGCTGGCCCTGGGCGGCTAGTCCTCTCCCCCGCCCGCTGCCGCGATGGCCCCCAGCAGCGCCACCGGAGCCGTTTCCGCCCGCAGAATGCGCGGCCCCAGCGTGACCGCGTGTGCGCCGCGTCCGGTGAGTTCGGCCACCTCGGCGTCGGTCAGGCCGCCCTCCGGGCCGGTCAGCACGGTTACGGGCGCGCCCCAGTCCAGCAGGGCCATGATCCGGCTCGCCGATCCCGGCTGGGCCACGAACAACTGCCCCTCCCAGCGGAAATCGGCCAGGGACAGGGGAGCGCGCACTTCGGGCACCACCGCGCGGCGCGACTGTTTGCTGGCCTCCTCGGCCACCCGCTGCAACCGCAGCAGCTTCTGTGCCCCGATGTCACGGGCGTCGGCGCGGGCGGTGACCAGCAACTGCACCCGCGCCACGCCCAGCTCGGTGGCGGCGCGCACCACGTCCGAGAGCTTGTCGCCCTTCAGGAGTGCCGCCGCCAGCGTCAGGGGAAACGGGGTTTCCGCCGCGCCGCCCAGCGCCTCGCCCAGGGTCAGGACGGCGCGGCCAGCGTCGAGTTCGGCGATCCAGGCTTCCGCTTCCGCACCCTGCCCGTCGAACACGCGCAGCGCGTCGCCCACCCGCAGCCGCAGGACGTGCAGATGACGGGCCTCACGCGGGCCGAGGTCCATGCGGGGTGTCAGGGCCGTCACCCGGATGCGCGGGGCGGTCATGCGTTCGGTAACGTGGCCGTGACCAGCGCCCACTCGCCGTCCTCGCGCACGGTGACGGCCCCGAAGCCTTCACGGTCCAGGGCGGCGCGAACGAGGTCCAGCTTGCTCGTCAGGATGCCGGTCAGGATCAGCGGGGAGCCGGGGCGCAGCGCGGCGGCGTACTCGCCGGCCAGCAGATCGTGCAACTCGGCATAGAGGTTGGCGACCAGCACGTCGAACACCTCGTCGGATTCGTCATCCAGGCCCAGGCTGCCTTCCGCGAAGGTCACGCGGCCTGTCGGCACGCCGTTGATGTCCGCGTTCTCGGTGGCGATGGGAATGGTCAGCGGATCGATGTCCAGCCCGGTGGCGTGGTCCGCGCCCAGCAGCGCCGCCGCGATGGCGAGGACGCCGCTGCCGGTGCCCACGTCCAGCACCCGTGTGCCACTCAGGTCCAGGGCCGACAGCGCCTCCACCGCCATGCGCGTGGTGGCGTGGTGGCCGGTCCCGAAGGCCATGCCCGGCTCGATGATCAGGGGCACCTGTCCGTCTTCCACCTCATGGCGCAGCCACGGCGGCACGATGGTCACACGGCCCGCATGGACTGGCCGCAGCGTGGCCTTGAACTGGGCCTGCCAGTCCTGCTCGGCCTCGTCGCGCCACTCGCCGTCCGCGATATCAGCGTCCAGTTCTGCGCGGGCGTCGAAGTAGGCGCGGATCAGCCCGGCGCGTTCTTCCAGGCCCGTCGCCCCCGCTTCCCACAGCAGGTCCAGATGCGCCTCGCGCGTTTCAAAGGTTCCAGGCAGGTGGTAGACCAGCATAGAGAGGAGTTTAAAGGTCTGAACGTCAAAAGGACGAAATGCGGAGGGCAATTCGGAAGGAGGGAAGCCAAACTACGACGCCAGAGCCAACCACACCCCGGCTCTCGTCCACCAAACCAGGTGGGATGTAGACGCCCGCACCGCCCCACAAGGCCCCGCCCCTATACTGCCGCGCATGGAACTTGCCATTGTCGGCGTCGGAAAACTGGGCCTGGCCCTGCTGGAGGGGGTGACAGCGCGCGGCGGCATCGCGCCCGCGCAGATCGGTCTGATCGACGCGAACACCGCCCGCGTGCAGGACATCGCCGCGCGCACCGGGGCGCGGGTCATCGCCCCGGCGGACCTGGGACAGGCCCAGCGCATCCTGATCAGCCTGCAACCGCGCGTGTTTCCCGAGACCAGCGAGTGGCTGGCGCAGGAAAACGCCGGGTACATCAGCACCATGGCCGGGGTCAGTGTGGCGAGCCTGGCGCGGCGGCTGGGCACGCAGCGGGTGGTGCGCGTGATGCCCAATCTGGCCGCCACCATCGGGCTGTCGCAGACCGCCATCACCGGGCCGCGCGAGGCCGCCGATGCGGGCGACTTGGCCTTCGCGCACCACCTGTTCGGGGCGGTGGGCGACGCCTATGACCTGCCCGAACACCTGTTCAACGCCTTTACCGGCATGAGCGCCTCTGGCCCGGCCTACGCCGCCGTGGTGGCCGAGGCGCTGGCCGACGGCGGCGTCCGCATGGGCCTGCCACGCGTGCTGGCCAACGAACTGGCGGCCAAACTGCTGGTGGCCAGCGGCGAACTGCTGCAACGCCGCGCCCACCCCGGCATGCTCAAGGACGAGGTGGCCTCGCCCGGCGGCACCACCATCGCCGGACTGGCGGCGCTGGAAGCGGCGGGCGTGCGCGGCGGCCTGATGCACGCGGTGATCGAGGCCACCCGGCGCGGCACCGAACTGGGACTGGACCAGGAATAGCCTGAAGACGCGAACAGCCTTTCTCCAGCGTCAGAACGCCGTGAAGGTCCGCGCTCTAGGCTGGCCCGGCCATGTCCGCTGACCAGAATCCTGCCCGCGCCCGTCTTCGCCTCTTGCCTGCGCTGCTGTTGGGCAGTCTGGCGTGGGCCGCCGCGCAGGGCGGGGCCTACCCCAACTATTACCCGCACGCCTCCGGCATTCACTGGACCTACAGCAACGGCGAGACGCAGGTGGTGGGCCCCGCCGTGACGCACCGGGGCGTGCGGGTGGTGCCGGTCAGCCACCAGTTCGGGGGTCAGACGTTCACGCAGGACCTGCTGGAGTACCGCCCCGACGGCAGCGTGTGGCTGCGCGGCGTTAACGTGGGCGGACGGTTGAGCTGGTACGCTGCGCCCCTCAACGTCTACCCGCCCGCGCCGCTCGTGCCCGGCCAGCGCTGGAGCAGCGGCAGTGGCGCCCTGAAAGCCAACAGCGCCGTGACGGGCGTGGCCGCCGTTGACGCGGCGGGCCGCAAATACAACGCCCTGAGAATCCGCACCGAGACCACTCTGGACGGGCAGGTCAGCGTGCGGACCGTGTATTTCGTGCCCGGTCTGGGCGTGGTGCGCCACGAGACGGCGGACGGCAGCCGGGCGGAGCTGCTGCGCTAGCGCCCTGACCACCCCGCCTGCGTTCCGTCGTCGCCGCGTGACGGGGGCGACCTCCCGCGCCGGCCCGCACGCCTGACGCAGCGGGAATGCGATACTTCCGGCATGGACGTTCTCGCGCTGTACCGTCAGGCCGGGGCCTACCACGAGGGGCATTTTCTGCTCGCCAGTGGCCGCCACAGCCCCAAATTCCTGCAAAGCACCACTGTGCTGCAATACCCGCACCTGACCGGCCAGATCGCCGCCGCGATGGCCCAGAAACTCATGGACGCGGGCGTGCAGGCCAGCCTGCTGATCGGTCCCGCGATGGGCGGCGTGGTGCTGGCCTACGAGGTGGCGCGGCATTACGGCGGCGACGACGTCCGAGCCATTTTTGCCGAGAAGGACGGGCAGGGCGGCATGAAGATCCGGGAGGCGTTCACGGTGGCGCCGGGTGAGCCGTTCATCGCCGTGGAGGACGTGCTGACCACCGGGGGCAGCGTCCTGAAAGCCGTGCGCGCCGCCGAGGCCGCCGGGGGCAAATGCGCGGCCATCGCCTGCATCGTGGACCGCCGCGCCGTGGACGGCCCGCTGGACGGCCATCCGCTGGTGTCGCTGACCCGGCTGGTCTTCGACACCTACCCGCCGGACGAGGTGCCGGACTGGCTGGCCGAGCTACCGCTGCAGGAGATCTGAAGCGGACTCCGAGTCAATCGTTTGCCCCTCGGGGAAGTGCCGATTGCCAACTCCATGCCCCGAACCCGCTCCTCTCCTTCTCTATCGCTTTGCAAGCCCGCTCGGACTGAGTCACTTCGTCAAGGATTCAATCGGAGTCCGCCTGGGTCGAACACACGGGTCATAAACTTCACCGTTCCCTGGACAGCGCCGACAGCCCAAAAGGGGATGCTGTCCAGAAAGGGCGGCAGGCCCAGCGTTCTCAGCCCCATAATGACCCCGGATGCGCCGCCCTTCCCTTCCCCCCATTCCGGCGCTGCTGCTGTCCATGCTGAGCATTCAGGCGGGCGCGGCCTACGCCAAAACGCTGTTCCCGCTGATCGGCCCGCTGGGCACCACCGGGCTGCGCGTGGGGCTGGCCGCCGGCATCCTGATGGTGATTTTCCGGCCCAACCTGCGCCTGCTGACACGGCGCGACTGGCAGGCTGTGATTCCCTACGGCGCGGTGCTGGGCCTGATGAACCTGACGTATTACCTGTCGCTGGAGCGGCTGCCGCTGGCGATTGCCGTGACGCTGGAATTCCTGGGGCCTTTGTTGCTGGCGGCGGCGCTGTCGCGGCGGGCGCTGGACTTCCTGTGGGTGGCGCTGGCCGGGGCGGGCATCTGGCTGATCTCACCGCACGGCACCGCAGGCGCGCTCGATCCCATCGGCGTGGCGCTGGCGCTGGTGGCGGGAGCGTTCTGGGCCGCCTACATCCTGCTGGGCGGCGCGGTGGGGCGGCGGCTGCCCGGCACGACGGGCGTGGCGGTGGGGATGCTGGTGGCCGCCGCCGTGTGCGTGCCGTTCGGGGTGGCGCAGGCGGGCACAGCGCTGCTGGCTCCGGGCGTGCTGCTGACCGGCCTGGGCGTGGCCGCGCTGTCCAGCGCCCTGCCCTACAGCCTGGAGATGCGCGCCCTGCGGCTGGTGCCCCCACGCGTCTTCGGCGTGATGATGAGCGTCGAGCCCGCGATGGGCGCCGTGTGCGGCCTGCTGTTTCTGGGCGAGGCGCTGCTGGGCCTGCAATGGCTCGCGATTGCCTGCGTGATTCTGGCCAGCGCGGGCATCAACCTGACCACGCCGCGCCCGGTGCCCGTGGTGGAGCCGGTGAACTAGCCCATACGGACTGCCGTTGGTAACGCGGCAGAAATCGGGACAGCGCCGATGTCCACACTCCACGTCCGGAACCCCTCTTTCTCCTGCTCGGATGTCCAGATGTTTTCAACACCTTTCCATCGGAGTCCGTATCAGGTGGGTTTGCGGGCCACGAACAACACCCGCGTGAAGGCGTAGAACACCCGCTCGCCGGGAAAGGCGTCCGTCAATTTCTGGAGGTACGCCGCCTCAAACCGCCGCCCGGTCTCTGTATCCAGCCGCGAGAGGTACGGCACCAGCGCCGTGCCGCGCGTCCAGTCCAGCAGGCCCGCCGCGCCGTCCAGCACCACCGGGTAGACCCGGCTGAGGGCCGTGATGTCCGTGGCCCCCAGCGCGTCCAGCGTCTCGGCGTAGGCGGCGGGCGTCAAGACCGGCGAGGCTCCATGCGCCGGGCCGAAGCGCGTGAAGCCGCCCAGTTCAGCGCGGAAGTCATCCGCCGTTGCCGACAGCAGGCGGTGCGAGGCGTGATCATGGTTGGCGGGCACCTGCACCGCCAGCACGCCGCCGGGGCGCAGGCGCGGCCACAGGCGGGCCAGCAACGTGGGGTGATCGGGCAGCCACTGCAGCGCCGCGTTGGAATACATCAGATCGTAGGTGCCGTCCAGTTCGAGGATAGTTCCCCCCTCGAAGCGCAGGTTGGGGGCACTGTGTTCCCGCGCCCGCGCCAGCATCTCCGGGCTGCTGTCCAGGCCCAGCACCCGCGCCGCCGGAAAACGGGCGGCCAGCGCGGCGGCCTGCTCGCCCGTCCCGCAGCCCAGATCGACGATCTCGCGGTAAGGCCCGTCCGGCAGCATCGCCTGAAGATCGCGGGCGGGGGCGCTGCGGGCCTCTTTGAAACGGTGGTACTGATCCGGGTTCCAGGTCATAGCACGAGCTTAAGGGTAGAGGATTTCAGAGTGTGCGTACCCTGGTGGTAACAGCCGGGACTCTCCCCTGTCAGTCTCCTGGGACGATGCGAATGCTCTAGACTCCGCAGCAATGTTGGCAATTATCGGCGCGATGGACGAAGAAATCGAGTTGTTGCTGGGTGATCTGCAGGGGCGTCAGGAGCTGGCCTACCCCGGCGCCACGCTGTACCGGGGACAGCTGGACGGCACGGACATCCTGCTCACGCGCGGCGGCATCGGCAAGGTGAACGCGGCCCTGACCACCGCGCATCTGCTGGCGGCGGGGGCCACGCGCCTCATCTTTACCGGGGTGGCCGGGGGCGTGCACCCTGACCTGCGGGTGGGCGACATCGTGGTCAGCACCGATTGCGTGCAGCACGACGTGGACGTGACCGCGCTGGGGTACGCGCTGGGCACTGTGCCGGGGGAAGCGCCCGCCTGGGCCGCCGACAAGACGTTGCGGGCGGCGGCCGTGGCAGCAGCAGGTGAGGTGTCCGGGGTGCGCGTGATCGAGGGCCGGGTTGCCAGTGGGGATCAGTTCATCGCCTCGCCGGAGGGGGTGCGGCGGCTGCAAACGGTCTTCGACGCCGCCTGCGCCGAGATGGAGGGGGCCGCCGTCGCGCAGGTGTGCGCCAAGGCGAGCGTGCCCTTCGTGATCATCCGCAGCGTCAGCGATACGGCGGACGGCAGCGCGGGCGTGGACTACCGAGAGTTCATGCCGCAGGTGGCCCGCCACGCCAAGGCCGTGGTGCGCGGCATGCTGGCCCGCCTGAGCCCCGCCGCTGATGACGACACCTGAACCCTCCACCACGGCCCGCCTCTCGGCCCCGGTGCGCTTCGTGCTGGGCCTGGGCGTGCTGGTGGGCTTTTCCGCCGCCGGACAGGCGCTGGTGACTGTGACCGGGCTGCCGCTGCCGGGCTCGGTGGTGGGGCTGGCGCTGCTGTGGGCGGCGCTGGGGCTGAAAATCGTGCGCCTGCACTGGATCGCGGACGCCGCC is drawn from Deinococcus radiopugnans ATCC 19172 and contains these coding sequences:
- the pyrE gene encoding orotate phosphoribosyltransferase, with product MDVLALYRQAGAYHEGHFLLASGRHSPKFLQSTTVLQYPHLTGQIAAAMAQKLMDAGVQASLLIGPAMGGVVLAYEVARHYGGDDVRAIFAEKDGQGGMKIREAFTVAPGEPFIAVEDVLTTGGSVLKAVRAAEAAGGKCAAIACIVDRRAVDGPLDGHPLVSLTRLVFDTYPPDEVPDWLAELPLQEI
- a CDS encoding EamA family transporter — its product is MRRPSLPPIPALLLSMLSIQAGAAYAKTLFPLIGPLGTTGLRVGLAAGILMVIFRPNLRLLTRRDWQAVIPYGAVLGLMNLTYYLSLERLPLAIAVTLEFLGPLLLAAALSRRALDFLWVALAGAGIWLISPHGTAGALDPIGVALALVAGAFWAAYILLGGAVGRRLPGTTGVAVGMLVAAAVCVPFGVAQAGTALLAPGVLLTGLGVAALSSALPYSLEMRALRLVPPRVFGVMMSVEPAMGAVCGLLFLGEALLGLQWLAIACVILASAGINLTTPRPVPVVEPVN
- a CDS encoding methyltransferase domain-containing protein; its protein translation is MTWNPDQYHRFKEARSAPARDLQAMLPDGPYREIVDLGCGTGEQAAALAARFPAARVLGLDSSPEMLARAREHSAPNLRFEGGTILELDGTYDLMYSNAALQWLPDHPTLLARLWPRLRPGGVLAVQVPANHDHASHRLLSATADDFRAELGGFTRFGPAHGASPVLTPAAYAETLDALGATDITALSRVYPVVLDGAAGLLDWTRGTALVPYLSRLDTETGRRFEAAYLQKLTDAFPGERVFYAFTRVLFVARKPT
- a CDS encoding 5'-methylthioadenosine/adenosylhomocysteine nucleosidase translates to MLAIIGAMDEEIELLLGDLQGRQELAYPGATLYRGQLDGTDILLTRGGIGKVNAALTTAHLLAAGATRLIFTGVAGGVHPDLRVGDIVVSTDCVQHDVDVTALGYALGTVPGEAPAWAADKTLRAAAVAAAGEVSGVRVIEGRVASGDQFIASPEGVRRLQTVFDAACAEMEGAAVAQVCAKASVPFVIIRSVSDTADGSAGVDYREFMPQVARHAKAVVRGMLARLSPAADDDT
- a CDS encoding CidA/LrgA family protein; the encoded protein is MTTPEPSTTARLSAPVRFVLGLGVLVGFSAAGQALVTVTGLPLPGSVVGLALLWAALGLKIVRLHWIADAADGLLGILGLLFVPATVGFIGYLSAGAEWGLWLLVMTAGLLLGGGVAGVLASRLARPEPPPTEA